In the Hydrogenimonas thermophila genome, one interval contains:
- a CDS encoding pyridoxal phosphate-dependent aminotransferase, with protein MLSDRIQLLSESLTMAITALAQQLKREGKDVLGFSAGEPDFDTPQVIKDAAIEAIEKGFTKYTAVDGIPELKEAIVEKLKRDNGLNYSTDQVIASNGAKQSLFNLFQATINPGDEVIIPAPYWVTYPELVKYSGGTPVIIETNDDTSFKITPEQLKDAITDKTKMLIITSPSNPTGAVYSKEELEAIAEVLKGTDILVASDEMYEKLVFDGTKFVASASISEDMFNRTITINGLSKSVAMTGWRFGYCAAANKDLVKAMKKLQSQSTSNINSITQMAAIKGLDGSADADIEMMRQAFETRCDEATKLFNAIDGLSVVKPKGAFYLFVNHKEVEPDSMKFAKAMLESVGVAVVPGAGFGSDGYFRFSFATDIDTIRKGIDRIKTFVENYNK; from the coding sequence ATGCTCTCTGACAGAATACAACTCCTCTCTGAATCTTTAACAATGGCTATTACAGCTTTAGCCCAGCAGCTAAAAAGAGAAGGGAAAGATGTTCTTGGATTTTCTGCCGGTGAACCAGATTTTGATACACCGCAAGTCATTAAAGATGCGGCAATTGAAGCTATAGAAAAAGGCTTTACAAAATATACTGCAGTTGACGGTATTCCTGAACTTAAAGAGGCAATTGTAGAAAAACTAAAACGTGACAATGGTCTAAACTACAGTACCGATCAAGTAATCGCCAGCAATGGAGCAAAACAGTCACTTTTCAATCTGTTTCAAGCAACCATCAACCCTGGCGATGAAGTTATTATACCTGCTCCATATTGGGTTACTTACCCTGAGCTTGTAAAATATAGTGGCGGTACTCCTGTAATTATTGAAACAAATGATGATACATCTTTTAAAATCACGCCTGAACAGCTTAAAGATGCTATCACTGACAAAACAAAAATGCTTATTATTACATCACCTTCAAACCCTACAGGTGCTGTATACTCTAAAGAAGAGTTAGAAGCTATAGCAGAAGTTCTTAAGGGTACAGATATTCTTGTTGCAAGTGATGAAATGTATGAAAAACTTGTTTTTGATGGAACAAAGTTTGTGGCTTCTGCATCAATAAGCGAAGATATGTTCAATCGCACTATTACCATCAATGGTCTTAGCAAATCAGTTGCAATGACAGGGTGGCGCTTTGGCTACTGTGCAGCTGCAAATAAAGACTTAGTTAAAGCAATGAAAAAGCTTCAAAGCCAAAGTACCTCTAACATTAACTCAATAACTCAAATGGCTGCTATTAAAGGTCTTGATGGTAGTGCAGATGCAGATATTGAGATGATGAGACAGGCATTTGAAACAAGATGTGATGAGGCAACAAAACTATTTAACGCTATTGATGGTCTGTCAGTAGTAAAACCAAAAGGTGCGTTCTATCTTTTTGTAAACCACAAAGAAGTAGAACCAGACTCTATGAAGTTTGCAAAAGCAATGCTTGAAAGTGTCGGTGTAGCTGTTGTACCTGGTGCAGGGTTTGGAAGTGACGGATATTTCCGATTCAGCTTTGCAACAGATATCGATACTATTAGAAAAGGAATTGATCGTATTAAAACTTTTGTTGAAAACTATAACAAATAA